One part of the Diadema setosum chromosome 22, eeDiaSeto1, whole genome shotgun sequence genome encodes these proteins:
- the LOC140245338 gene encoding uncharacterized protein — translation MDHKSTRVLLVATVLLIALVSTSDASNYWRIANKARLGNPRYTARSPRVYDKLRRNLVKRYMDDNVVNDAESTVESWLREWVMNNRNWIRDTLFEDSFTNEI, via the exons ATGGATCATAAATCAACGCGGGTGCTCTTGGTCGCAACCGTTCTCCTCATTGCCTTAGTCTCCACCTCAGACGCTTCAAATTACTGGAGAATAGCAAACAAAGCCCGGCTGGGGAACCCGAGGTACACGGCACGCTCGCCGAGAGTCTACGACAAGCTGAGGAGAAACCTCGTGAAGCGATACATGGACGACAACGTCGTCAACGATGCCGAGTCCACCGTTGAGTCGTGGCTACGGGAGTGGGTAATGAACAACAG AAATTGGATTCGGGACACTCTGTTTGAAGACAGCTTCACCAACGAGATCTGA